AGGTCGAGCGCTTCGACCAGTTCCCCATCAAACCAATCCGGCCGGCGTTGCACGGGGCCACACGGAATTCCGGCACGATCCAGCCGGTCGAGCCACTCGTCGCGAGGGTGCAGTTTGTACGCCTCGGACACCTCTCCGCGAAGCCAGGTCAACGTTTCGGTGGACAGCCCACCCCCTGTGGAATCCGCCAAGCGCGGATCGTCAAGCAAGTGGCCTTTGCCCAACTCATGCAGTAGTCGCGCTTCGAACTTTCCGCCGAGCGCTCCGGCCGCTAGCCAGCGGCCGTCGCCGGCCTCGAAGACGCTGTACAGCGGGTGCCGACCGTACGGCCCAACGGCAGTGTCCGGATCCGGTAGGTCGACATCGATCGACAGGGTCCCGATGCACGCGAGCAAAGCGCCTTGCACACCGTCCACGCTGACTTCTTGCCCCGTGCCACTCGACGTGCGTTCCACGATCGCCGCCATGGTGCATGCGGCCGCCCAGATTCCATGCATGGTCAGGATGTGATCGTGCACGGGTTCGACCGGTGTTCCGCTGAACGAGACTTGACGGGCGGATAACCCATACATAGCGGAGATGAGCCCGTTTGACTCGTGTCCGCCTGCCCATGGTGCGCCGCCGTCGACTGTCGGCGCCTTGAGCACGATGAGGTGCGGGGACTCGTCGCGAAGCGTCGACGAGCGAAGGTCGAGTCCGCGGAGTTGTTCATCATCGTCGACTGCGAGTACGTCGGCTGCCCGAACGAGACGAAGTAGCTCGTCCCGACCGGCTTCAGTCCCCGGCTCCATAGGTGCAAGTAGCTTCCCTCGCCGGCGCATAGCGGCTCCCGCATCGGCCGCTTCCAGCCGCTCGTACTCGATGCGTACAACCTGCGCGCCGTAGTCCGCAAGCAACATCGTCGCCAACGATCCCGCAACCGACGTGGTCAGATCGACGACCTGTATCCCCGCAAGGACAGGATCTGCTTCGCCTTGCCCGTTCACAGCATCACTCCTCGCTTTGGCGTACGCGCGCTAAGACTGCGCTTTGACCTGGCTGGAGAACAGCGTCTCTGGCGGGCCGTCAGCTAGTGGGCGGAACGTGCGCTCGAGTTGGTCCGCGAGGTTGTCAAACTCCCACGGGCCCTCGTTCTCGACGGTGGCAATGGGTTCCGGGTTCGGGAATAACCCGACGGAGAAAGCGCGCGACTCGACGACGCGACCGGTGAGCCAACCCGCTTTCTCGCTGGCCATGTAGAGCGCTAGATCAGCGACGTTCTGCGGCGAACGGCTCGGATCATCATCAGCGGGGCGGCCCTGGATGGCCTTCTTCTCTTCCGGAACTGTATTGACCAGTCGCGTCGCGGCGGCCGGCGCGATCGCATTCGCAGTGACGCCGTAGCGGGAGAGTCCCTGGGCGAGCGAGTAGGTCAAGCCCACGATGCCCATCTTGGCCGATCCGTAGTTCGCCTGGCCCGGCGATCCGTAGAGGCCGGAGTGCGAGGTGAAGTTGATGATGCGGTGGTGGCCCGACTCGCTGCGATTGTTGCGGAAGTACGCCGCCGCAGCACGACTGTTCACGAAATGCCCGCGCAGGTGCACGCGAATGACCGAGTCCCAGTCCTCGTCTGTCATGTTGAAGACCATGCGGTCGCGAAGGATCCCTGCAGAGTTGACCAGGATGTCCAGCTTCCCGAACTCGTCGACGGCGAGTTGGATGAGCTTGTCACCGGTCGCGGTCTCGGCTACATCGCTGCTGTCGGCCACCGCCCGACCGCCGGATTCGCGGATCTCGGCGGCAATAGCCTCCGCGGCCGACACGTCCGCGCCGGTGCCGTCGGTTGCGCCACCGAGATCGTTGACGACGACGGCGGCCCCCTCACGGGCAAAGGTTGTCGCGATCGCGGCGCCTATGCCGCGTGCGCCGCCGGTCACGATCGCGACGCGTCCATCAAGTACTCCCATGGTGCTCCTTCTTTCTTCGAGTGCGATTGCTGCCGAAATGGCGTGGCTACTACTGCGAGATACGGGCTGTTCCCCGGTCCAAGATGACAGCGCCGTCTTGCAGGGTCTGAAAACGCGCCTCGTCACCGTCAACCCAGATCCGCACGGTAAGCGGGATCCCGGTTAGCGCGGGTTTGGTGAATCTGCCCGACATGCCGGTCAGCCGAGCTGGGTCCCCACCGCAGATCTCCCGAACGAGCAACCTCCCGGTGATTCCGTAGGTGCACATCCCGTGCAAGATCGGCTGGGCAAAGCCCGATCGCTGCGCGAACGCAGGATCGCTGTGCAGTGGATTGCGGTCCCCGGTAAGGCGGTACAGCAACGCCTGCTCGGGCCGAACGTTCCCGACTGTCTCCGAGTCGGGTGCCCGATCGGGTACCACCCACGGCTCGCGACGCGGCGCCGAAGACGAACCAAATCCACCTGCACCGCGGACGAACAGTCGCTGGGTCGTACGAGCGAGCACTTCCGCGGACTGCGCGTCCTCGAGCACGCCGTCAATGGAGATAAGCGCGCCGCTACCCTTGTCCTCCACATTGGTGACCTCGGTCCGCAGAGATCCGCGGCCACTCGTGGAAAGCGGATTCGGCAGCGAAAAGTCCTGCTCCGCGTGCACCATCTTGCTCATATCGAGCTCGAACTCGGGGCGGCCGCGAGTGACGATGTTTGCGTAGGTCGGCAGGGCCTGGGTAACCACGCCATCGCTGTTCTCGGTCGTGAGGTTGAGCTCACGAGTCGGGTCATCCTGTCCAGCTCCGACAGCGACCGCGTACAGCAGCACATCGTCGACGTCCCACGACACGTCGCGGGCAGGACTGCAAAGACCAATCAGGTCGGGTGTAATTGCCATTGTTGTGGCCTTTCGGTGGGATCGTCAGGGCTGTCGGTTACTGAGGACGAGGGTTCCCGAGGTCCAGAAGAAGCCGCCCACGCCCTGCACAAGGCTGAGCTCGATATCCGGCAGCTGGTTGAAAGCAGTGCCGCGCAGTTGACGCACGGACTCCTGGATCGCGAACATGCCGTACATCCCTGTGTGGGTGTACGACAGGCCGCCACCATTGGTATTCATCGGAAGTGCGCCGTCGCGCCCGGTCTGCCCGTCGGCAACGAATGCCGCGGACTCTCCACGTCCGACGAAACCGATGTCTTCGAGCATGTACAGCGGAAGGTGCGCGAATGCGTCGTACCCCATGAAGTGATCGATGTCGCCGGTACCGATCCCGGCCTGTGCCAATGCCTCTGCGCTCGAGCGGCGGAACCCTTCGAACGACCCAAGGTCGGGCATCTGGGAGACAAGCGGCGAGCCGTTGGCTTCGCCGGCGCCGAGCAGATACACCGGCGGACTCTTCGGCGATAGGTCAGCCGCGCGCTCTGCGCTGGTCATGATGAGCGCGCCGCCACCGTCTGTGACGACACAGCACATGTCTTTGGTGAATGGATAGGCGATCGGCGCTGCCGCGAGGACGTCCTCGATCGAGACCGGTTTCGTCCGCGCGGCGCGCGGGTTACCGATTGCCCACTTGCGCTGCTCGACGACCACGCTGGCGAGCGCGTCGACACCGAGTCCACGCTCATGCAGGAACCGCATAGCCGGAATGGTGAACGTCGAGTACGGCGTCACCGCTCCATACGGCTTATCGAACTGCCCCACAGGCGTCGCGCTGTCATCCGGTGCCCCAAGCGCCCCGACTCGCGATCGGCCGGACTCGCCATGCGAGATCAACACGACATTCGCTGCCCCGGCGGCGATCGCTGCCGCCGCATGTCGAACGTGGAGTAGGAAGCTAGTACCACCGACCGCCGTACCGTCGATCCAACGTGCGTTGATGCCCAGGTAATGCGCGACGTCGAGCGGAAGTGGTCGTGCGGTCGCGATGCCGTCTATCTCCGACATCGAGATCCCGGCATCCGCTGCTGCGGCGCGCGCCGCCTCGGCGTGCAACTCCAACACCGACATCTGCGGCAATGCACCGAGGCTCGCCGTTTCGCTGGCTCCGACGATCGCTGCGTGCGCCCCTACCATGAGCCCACCGGTCCAAAGACGGCTAGCGACTGCCCATCGCGGTCGACAAACGCGACCTCCAAGGCCATATCCAATGTCAGGTCTTCCGGCACCGGTTCAACGTTGACGATGTTCGTCATCATCCTCGGCCCCTCCTCGAGTTTCACGATCGCGATGATGAGCGGGTCACCTGCGGGTATGGGGCGGTGATTGATGATGTAGCTCTGCAATGTCGCTCGGCCGCTCGCCGCTCGCCATTCGATCTCAGCGCTGCCACAATCCGGGCAGGTCCGTCGTGGGTAAAAGAAAGGGGCCCCGCATGGGACGCACCACGGCAGTCGTAGTTCGCCCATAGCGGTGCCCTCCCAGAACGGGAGTGTTTCGGGCGTCGGTACTGGAACCGCTGGATTCACTGGGTAGCTCCGTTCGTGGAATCGGCGAAACGCGCCACGGCAAGCTGACGCCGCGCCTCCCCTGGCGTAGTAAGAAGGAACTCGTCGGATTTCGCCTTGCGGTAGTACAGGTGCGCGTCGTATTCCCAGGTGTAGCCCAGCCCGCCGTGCAGGTGCAGGGCATCGCGCGCAACCTGGAAGAAGGACGGGCCGACAAAGGCGCCGACCAATGCGGCGGATTCTGCTACGCGCAATCGATCCCCACCGTCGAGGGCGTCGCACGCGTGGCGCACCAGCGATACGGCCTGCTCAACCAACAGCGCCGCATCGGCGCACTGATGCTTCACCGCCTGGAACGATCCGATGGGCCGCTCGAACTGGCGACGGTCTCGGACATAATCCAGCGTCATCTCCAGCACGCTCGTCATCGCGCCAACCTGTTCGGAGGCGAGCAGCACCGCACCGACCTGGTAAGCGCGAGCGGCGGCGTCGGTCGCGGAGGCGACATCCAGCCGGTGCGCTGGCGCGTCATCAAATCTCAGCCGCGCTATGCGCCTGGTCAGGTCGATCGTGTGCAGTGGGGTGCGAACTACCTGCGGGGTGTTCAGCGGCACGGCGAAGACCGCCGGACCGGCGTCCTCTGCGGCGATAACCAGCGCAATGTCTGCCTCGGCTCCGTGCAGGGCGTTCGGCACGTCGCCGGTGATGCGGAAGCCGTCGTCGGAGGTGCGCGCCTTCAACTGGGCGCTCGCCGCTGGGGTGAGCATCGCCGCACCCGCCGGGACACTGGCGATTACACGCCCGCTCACCAGTTGTCGCAGTAGTTCGGCGGAGTAGTCATCAGCACCGGCCGCTGCGAGTTCAACGCCGATCACGCTGGTCGACAGGTACGGTGTCGGCACCAACCGCCGCCCAAGTTCTTCAGCGATAACGGCCTTTTCGCGGTGAGATCCACCGCTGCCCCCGCGATCTTCGCTCACTCCCAGGCCCAGCACGCCGAGTTCATCACCCAGCGCTCGCCAGACGTCGGGATCGAACCCGGTCGGGCCGTCGAGGAACTCGCGGGAGCCCTGCTCGGTACGATCGGTCAGGAAGTCACGCAGCGCGCTCCGCAGAGCTCGCTGGTCATCGGTCTCGGTCAGCATCAGGCCTCCTTCACGATCGGCTCGCGGGGTAACCCGAGGATTCGCTCGGCGATGATGTTGCGCTGGATCTCGTTGGTACCGCCCGCGATTCCGCTCGCCGGCATGCTCAAGATGCCGTGCGAGAGCCGCTCGGCCTGGTGATCATCGGGAGCCCAAGCGACGAGGTCACCAGCGGTGATGACTCCCGCGACGTCGACGGCCTTTCGCAGCAACATCGAGGCCCCCAGTTTTGCGAAGGATCCGCGTGCGCCGATCGGGGTGCCGGCTAAGGCCTCCTGCCGGTAGCGAGCACGAAGGAGCTCGAGTGCGCGTTCTTGCGCATAGATGTCGCCGACCGCGGCAAGCACGCCATCATCCTCAAGAGTGCCCAAAGTGCGTGCGCGCTCGGCCAAAGCGGCTGCGGTCAGCCCTTCGCTGCGTTTCTGGCGCATCTCGCTGATCGATACGCGTTCGTGACCGAGCATGGTGACGGCCGCGGTCCATCCGCCGCCAACCTCGCCTAGCACTGCGGCGTCGGAGAACCGGACGTCGTCGAAGAAGACCTCATTGAACGGGGACAGACCGGACATGTCCTTCAGTGGCCGAACGGTGACGCCCGCCTGACGCATGTCGAGGATGAACATCGTCAAACCCTTGTGCTTCGGAGCCGTTGGATCGGTCCGCACCAGTGCCGCGCCGAAGTCGGCCACATGCGCGTAGGAGGTCCAGATCTTCTGGCCATTCACCAGCCACTCGTCGCCATCACGTACCGCTCGGGTGGTCAAGCCGGCCACGTCCGAGCCGGCACCCGGCTCGCTGAATAATTGGCACCAGATCTCCTCACCCCGTAGCAGCGGCCTGAGGTGGCGTTCCTTCTGCTCGGGTGAACCTAGATCGACGATCGTCGGCCCACACATGCCGAGTCCGATGGAGAACGGTCGCGTTGGCAGCGCGAAGGACGCCGCCTCCTCGTTGAATGCCTGAAGGTGCGCCTGGCTCATCCCCTGGCCACCGAACTCCGCCGGCCAAGTAATTCCCGCCAGACCGGCATCGTAAAGCGCCGCCTGAAACTGTCGCGCCTGATCGAGATCTTCAGACCCCTCACCGCCACGCACCTCGTCGGGCACGTTTTCACGCAGCCACTGATTGACACGCGAACGAAACTCGTCCACCCGATCTCCCACCTTTGCAATCGCTCGACGCATATTTGGTCTGACCTTTTACGCGAATCGAGTCTTACATTCGGGGCTCCGCGTGTCAACACTGCCCCGCAGTCAGCTCCACCCCGCCACAGAAGTCGACTCCTTCGTAGAGCGTGCGCGGGCGCGAGAATGCCCCGCGTCGTCGTCCTACCGAAGACTTGCGGTATACCTATAGGGGGTATATGTTTACCCCTGCACGCATACCCCACCGGGGTACATCACGGAGAGGGAGTCCAATGACGTCCAGCGAATTTCAGGTCACCGGCATGACGTGCGGACATTGTGAAATGTCCGTGCGCGAAGAAGTCAGCGAAATCGCCGGCATCGATGACATCGAGGTCAGTGCGCAGACCGGGAAGCTAGTGGTCAGCGGCGCGAACGACATCGACGACGCGAAAGTCATCGCGGCGGTCGAGGAAGCCGGCTACTCGGCAGTCCGCATCTAATGAACACTGCGGGGCGGCTCACGCTATTCGGTGCTGGACTGGCGGTGGCGTTCGGCGCGGCCTTCGGGATCGCTAGCGTCGCCGTCCCCGACAGCGTCGTAACCGCGTGGGCAGAGGACGGCGAGGCCGATGCACACGGCGGGGGTCACGGCGATGGCGCACACGACGCGTCTGCACCGAACGCCACAGGCCACGCGATCAACGGGGTGTCGACAAGCGCCGAAGGCTACCTTCTGTCGGCCATCCAGGCACCTGACAGCACAGGCTCCGAAGGACAACTGAGCTTTCAGATCCGCGGCGAGGACGGGCAGCCAGTGACGCAATTCGCGACCGCACACGAGAAAGAACTGCATCTGATCGTGGTGCGCAATGACGGCGCGCTGTTCCAGCACGTACACCCGGTGATGGATTCGTCCACGGGTACCTGGTCGATCCCGTGGACATGGCAGGAGCCCGGTACGTACCGCGTGTACGCCGACTTCACTCCGGCAGCGCCGGACGCCGAAACACTCACGCTTACCCGCACCGTCGAAGTGGCTGGCAACGTCGCACCCGTCGAAAAAGGGCCGCAACGCGTCGACGAGGTCGATGGCTACACGGTCACTGTGGCCGGGGACCTGACTGCCGATGGCAGCAGCGAACTGACGTTCACCATCGAGCAAGACGGGCAGCCAGTGACGACACTGCAGCCGTACCTGGGCGCGTTCGGGCATTTGGTTGCGCTGCGGGAGGGCGACCTGGCGTACCTCCATGTGCACGCGCTCGGCAACGAACCGCAATCCGGCGAGAACGCCGCAGCAGAGATCGGGTTCGCCGCTCAGGCACCGTCTGCCGGACGATACTTCCTATACCTGGACTTCCAGATCGACGGCGAGGTCCACACCGCCGAATTCGTACTCGACGCCGAACTCTGAGCAACCGCCAAACCGGCTCATTAGTTGCCGACCCGGCCGCCACTTGAGTGCAGAGAGAAGGAACGGAAAATGACCACACCAGCGCCGCTCACCGCGGATGCCGGTATCGAACTGGAGATCGGCGGGATGACGTGTGCGTCCTGCGCGAACCGGATCGAGCGAAAGCTGAACAAACTTGACGGCGTCTCGGCAACGGTGAATTACGCAACCGAGAAGGCCAAGGTCACCGTGCCTGAAGGGTACGACCCGGCGTTGCTGGTCGCTGAGGTCGAGAAGTCCGGCTACACCGCGGCACTGCCCAGGCCGCAGACGACAACTGCGGGTGAGGCTTCGGATCCAGCCGATAAGGCCGATCCGGAACTGACCTCGTTGCGACAGCGCCTGATCGGTTCGATCGTGCTCACCGTGCCGGTGATCGCCATGGCGATGATCCCGGCACTGCAATTCACGTACTGGCAGTGGGCATCCCTCACGCTCGCGGCGCCGGTGATCGTGTGGGCGGCATGGCCGTTCCATAAGGCGGCATGGATCAACCTGCGGCATGGCGCCGCGACCATGGACACGCTCATCTCGATGGGCACCAGCGCCGCTCTGTTGTGGTCGCTGTACGCGCTGTTCTTCGGCACAGCCGGCACCCCCGGCATGACCCACCCGTTCGAATTCACGATCGCACGCTCCGATGGCGCGGGGAATATCTATCTCGAGGCCGCCGCGGGCGTCACGATGTTCATCCTTGCCGGTCGCTACTTCGAGAAGCGGTCGAAACGCGAGGCCGGCGCGGCGCTACGCGCGCTGCTCGAACTCGGCGCGAAGGAGGTCGCGGTTCTTCGCGACGGCGTCGAGGTCAAGATACCGACGTCCGAGTTGGTGGTCGGCGACGAGTTCATCGTCCGCCCGGGAGAGAAAATCGCCACCGACGGCGTCGTGGTAAGCGGCACCTCGGCGATCGATGCCTCGATGCTCACTGGCGAGTCTGTACCGGTCGAGGTCGTTTCGGGCGACTCTGTCGCCGGTGCGACCGTGAATGCCGGCGGCCGGCTCGTCGTACGCGCGACCCGCGTCGGCTCGGACACCCAACTGGCCCAGATGGCCAAACTCGTTGAGGACGCACAGACCGGAAAGGCAGACGTCCAGCGTCTTGCCGACCGCATCTCGGGCGTGTTCGTCCCGATCGTGATCGTGATCGCCGTCGCCGCCCTCGGTGCATGGCTCGGTGCCGGTTTCGGAGCGTCCGCAGCCTTCACCGCGGCCGTCGCGGTCCTCGTCATCGCCTGCCCTTGCGCACTCGGTCTGGCCACGCCCACTGCCCTGTTGGTCGGCACTGGCCGCGGCGCGCAGATGGGCATCTTGATCAAGGGACCCGAGGTTCTCGAGTCCACCCGCGAGGTCGACACTGTGGTCTTGGACAAGACCGGCACCGTGACCAGCGGCAAGATGACACTGGTCAGCGTCATCACTGAGGCGGGCGTCGACCGCGCCGACCTGCTGCGTTTCGCCGGAGCGCTGGAGAACGCTTCCGAGCACCCCATCGCCGCGGCCATTGCCAAGGGCGCCGCCGCCGAGGTCGGTCAACTGCCGACGGTCGAAGAGTTCTCCAATATTGAAGGTAAAGGCGTGCAGGGCATCGTTGATGGTGTCGCCGTGCTCGTCGGCCGCGAGTCTTTGCTGGCCGGCTGGTCTCAGCGCCTCTCCAACGATGTCGCCGCCGCCAAGGCGGACGCCGAGGCCGAGGGAAAGACCGTCGTTGCCGTCGGCTGGGACGGGCAGGCCCGCGGCGTGCTCGTCGTCGCTGACACCGTCAAAGAGACCAGCGCCGAGGCCATCGCCGGCCTGAAAGAATTGGGCCTGACCCCGGTGCTGTTGACCGGCGACAATGCGGCCGTCGCGAACCGAATCGCCGCGGAAGTGGGCATCGACGAGGTCATCGCTGAAGTCCTACCCCAGGACAAGGTCGATGTCGTCAGCCGCCTGCAAAGTGAGGGCAAGGTCGTCGCCATGGTCGGCGACGGCGTCAACGACGCCCCCGCGCTCGCCCAGGCGGACCTCGGATTGGCGATGGGTACCGGCACCGACGTCGCGATCGAGGCCAGCGACATCACCCTGGTGCGCGGCGACCTGCGCGCGGCGGTCGACGCGATACGGCTGTCCCGCAAGACCTTGGGCACGATCAAGACCAACCTGTTCTGGGCCTTCGCCTACAACGTCGCAGCAATCCCGATCGCGGCCTTGGGCATGCTCAACCCCATGCTTGCAGGCGCGGCGATGGCGTTCTCCAGCGTCTTCGTTGTCGGCAACAGCCTGCGCTTACGCGGCTTCCGCAGCGTGGCGGTGCGGTAACGGCCATCGACTATCCGGTAATACCTCGGATTCCGCTACCGTTGCGCCCTCGCTGGGGT
The sequence above is a segment of the Cumulibacter soli genome. Coding sequences within it:
- a CDS encoding thiolase C-terminal domain-containing protein, whose amino-acid sequence is MVGAHAAIVGASETASLGALPQMSVLELHAEAARAAAADAGISMSEIDGIATARPLPLDVAHYLGINARWIDGTAVGGTSFLLHVRHAAAAIAAGAANVVLISHGESGRSRVGALGAPDDSATPVGQFDKPYGAVTPYSTFTIPAMRFLHERGLGVDALASVVVEQRKWAIGNPRAARTKPVSIEDVLAAAPIAYPFTKDMCCVVTDGGGALIMTSAERAADLSPKSPPVYLLGAGEANGSPLVSQMPDLGSFEGFRRSSAEALAQAGIGTGDIDHFMGYDAFAHLPLYMLEDIGFVGRGESAAFVADGQTGRDGALPMNTNGGGLSYTHTGMYGMFAIQESVRQLRGTAFNQLPDIELSLVQGVGGFFWTSGTLVLSNRQP
- a CDS encoding acyl-CoA dehydrogenase family protein, with amino-acid sequence MLTETDDQRALRSALRDFLTDRTEQGSREFLDGPTGFDPDVWRALGDELGVLGLGVSEDRGGSGGSHREKAVIAEELGRRLVPTPYLSTSVIGVELAAAGADDYSAELLRQLVSGRVIASVPAGAAMLTPAASAQLKARTSDDGFRITGDVPNALHGAEADIALVIAAEDAGPAVFAVPLNTPQVVRTPLHTIDLTRRIARLRFDDAPAHRLDVASATDAAARAYQVGAVLLASEQVGAMTSVLEMTLDYVRDRRQFERPIGSFQAVKHQCADAALLVEQAVSLVRHACDALDGGDRLRVAESAALVGAFVGPSFFQVARDALHLHGGLGYTWEYDAHLYYRKAKSDEFLLTTPGEARRQLAVARFADSTNGATQ
- a CDS encoding MaoC/PaaZ C-terminal domain-containing protein → MAITPDLIGLCSPARDVSWDVDDVLLYAVAVGAGQDDPTRELNLTTENSDGVVTQALPTYANIVTRGRPEFELDMSKMVHAEQDFSLPNPLSTSGRGSLRTEVTNVEDKGSGALISIDGVLEDAQSAEVLARTTQRLFVRGAGGFGSSSAPRREPWVVPDRAPDSETVGNVRPEQALLYRLTGDRNPLHSDPAFAQRSGFAQPILHGMCTYGITGRLLVREICGGDPARLTGMSGRFTKPALTGIPLTVRIWVDGDEARFQTLQDGAVILDRGTARISQ
- a CDS encoding heavy metal translocating P-type ATPase yields the protein MTTPAPLTADAGIELEIGGMTCASCANRIERKLNKLDGVSATVNYATEKAKVTVPEGYDPALLVAEVEKSGYTAALPRPQTTTAGEASDPADKADPELTSLRQRLIGSIVLTVPVIAMAMIPALQFTYWQWASLTLAAPVIVWAAWPFHKAAWINLRHGAATMDTLISMGTSAALLWSLYALFFGTAGTPGMTHPFEFTIARSDGAGNIYLEAAAGVTMFILAGRYFEKRSKREAGAALRALLELGAKEVAVLRDGVEVKIPTSELVVGDEFIVRPGEKIATDGVVVSGTSAIDASMLTGESVPVEVVSGDSVAGATVNAGGRLVVRATRVGSDTQLAQMAKLVEDAQTGKADVQRLADRISGVFVPIVIVIAVAALGAWLGAGFGASAAFTAAVAVLVIACPCALGLATPTALLVGTGRGAQMGILIKGPEVLESTREVDTVVLDKTGTVTSGKMTLVSVITEAGVDRADLLRFAGALENASEHPIAAAIAKGAAAEVGQLPTVEEFSNIEGKGVQGIVDGVAVLVGRESLLAGWSQRLSNDVAAAKADAEAEGKTVVAVGWDGQARGVLVVADTVKETSAEAIAGLKELGLTPVLLTGDNAAVANRIAAEVGIDEVIAEVLPQDKVDVVSRLQSEGKVVAMVGDGVNDAPALAQADLGLAMGTGTDVAIEASDITLVRGDLRAAVDAIRLSRKTLGTIKTNLFWAFAYNVAAIPIAALGMLNPMLAGAAMAFSSVFVVGNSLRLRGFRSVAVR
- a CDS encoding SDR family NAD(P)-dependent oxidoreductase, with the translated sequence MGVLDGRVAIVTGGARGIGAAIATTFAREGAAVVVNDLGGATDGTGADVSAAEAIAAEIRESGGRAVADSSDVAETATGDKLIQLAVDEFGKLDILVNSAGILRDRMVFNMTDEDWDSVIRVHLRGHFVNSRAAAAYFRNNRSESGHHRIINFTSHSGLYGSPGQANYGSAKMGIVGLTYSLAQGLSRYGVTANAIAPAAATRLVNTVPEEKKAIQGRPADDDPSRSPQNVADLALYMASEKAGWLTGRVVESRAFSVGLFPNPEPIATVENEGPWEFDNLADQLERTFRPLADGPPETLFSSQVKAQS
- a CDS encoding heavy-metal-associated domain-containing protein, whose amino-acid sequence is MTSSEFQVTGMTCGHCEMSVREEVSEIAGIDDIEVSAQTGKLVVSGANDIDDAKVIAAVEEAGYSAVRI
- a CDS encoding OB-fold domain-containing protein, with translation MNPAVPVPTPETLPFWEGTAMGELRLPWCVPCGAPFFYPRRTCPDCGSAEIEWRAASGRATLQSYIINHRPIPAGDPLIIAIVKLEEGPRMMTNIVNVEPVPEDLTLDMALEVAFVDRDGQSLAVFGPVGSW
- a CDS encoding acyl-CoA dehydrogenase family protein, giving the protein MDEFRSRVNQWLRENVPDEVRGGEGSEDLDQARQFQAALYDAGLAGITWPAEFGGQGMSQAHLQAFNEEAASFALPTRPFSIGLGMCGPTIVDLGSPEQKERHLRPLLRGEEIWCQLFSEPGAGSDVAGLTTRAVRDGDEWLVNGQKIWTSYAHVADFGAALVRTDPTAPKHKGLTMFILDMRQAGVTVRPLKDMSGLSPFNEVFFDDVRFSDAAVLGEVGGGWTAAVTMLGHERVSISEMRQKRSEGLTAAALAERARTLGTLEDDGVLAAVGDIYAQERALELLRARYRQEALAGTPIGARGSFAKLGASMLLRKAVDVAGVITAGDLVAWAPDDHQAERLSHGILSMPASGIAGGTNEIQRNIIAERILGLPREPIVKEA